Proteins encoded together in one Cryptosporangium aurantiacum window:
- a CDS encoding cysteine dioxygenase has product MTINDTLPAPTVPGLRLGSLLQRLVAEVDWQSQVRYDVDRRWYGRLDVGDVLGGDTVEAWLLSWWPGQRTGLHDHGGSAGGFAVVRGRLRENTVWAPASALPQLRGRVLQASEQRVFGPRHLHDVVNDGAEPAVSIHLYSPRLTSMTRYRWTEHGPEVTSVEKAGTDW; this is encoded by the coding sequence ATGACGATCAACGACACCCTGCCCGCTCCCACGGTGCCCGGGCTCCGGCTCGGATCGCTGCTGCAGCGCCTGGTCGCCGAGGTGGACTGGCAGTCACAGGTCCGGTACGACGTCGACCGCCGCTGGTACGGCCGCCTGGACGTCGGCGACGTCCTGGGCGGCGACACCGTGGAGGCGTGGCTGCTGAGCTGGTGGCCCGGACAGCGGACCGGCCTGCACGACCACGGCGGCTCCGCGGGCGGCTTCGCCGTCGTCCGTGGCAGGCTCCGCGAGAACACGGTCTGGGCGCCCGCGAGCGCGCTGCCGCAGCTGCGCGGCCGCGTGCTCCAGGCGTCCGAGCAGCGGGTGTTCGGCCCCCGCCACCTGCACGACGTCGTCAACGACGGCGCCGAGCCCGCGGTCAGCATTCACCTCTACTCGCCGCGGCTGACCAGCATGACCCGCTACCGCTGGACCGAGCACGGTCCCGAGGTGACCTCCGTCGAGAAGGCGGGCACCGATTGGTGA